The sequence CATCCCCATGAAGCGGTAGACGCGGCCCATCCACTCGGCGTCGCGGCGCGCCAGGTAGTCGTTCACCGTCACCACGTGCACCCCGCGCCCGGACAGGGCGTTGAGGTAGGTGGGCAGCGTGGCCGTCAGCGTCTTGCCCTCGCCGGTGCGCATCTCGGCGATGCAGCCCTCGTGCAGGAACATGCCGCCGACGAGCTGGACGTCGTAGTGCCGCTGGCCAATCACCCGGCGGGCCCCCTCGCGGATGAGGGCGAACGCCTCGAACAGCAGGTCGTCCAGCGGCTTGCCGTTCTGTACTTCCTGCTTCATCCGGGCCGTCGCGGCGGCGAAGTCCTCGTCCTTCAGCTCCCGCATCCGGCTTTCCAGCTCGTTGATGCGGACCACCTTCAGACGGGACTTCTTGAGCTCGCGCTCATTCTTGGTCCCGATGAGCTTCTTCAGCGTCCATTCGATCATGAATTCTGGCTCTCTCGCGCGGGAGAATCCCCGAATGACGGCAACGAGTGAAGGGAAATCCCTGGAGATGTAAGAGACAACCCTGGGAGAACCCCACGCGATCCCGAGGCATTCCTCTTGGCCGTCTGCCCTGCGCGCGGTCAAGACACAGTAAAGCGGAACCGAGCCCACGCAATGTCCCCACGCCGAAATCCCCCTCCCCGCTCCGGCCACCGCCCGGGCCCGCGCCCCTCCCGCCCTCCCGGCCGGGCCCCCGAACGCCCCACGCCCGCCTCGCCGGGCCCTCAGGCTCCCCCCCGGGTGCGCATCCCCCACACACCCGCGCAAACCCTACCGCCGCGGCCTGACAGATGGCTATGGACCTGCCGTGCAGGCTTCGAGCCCCACCTCTTCGAGGAGCTGGCCTGGGCGGGCGCCGCCCCCCGGCTGCTGGGCGAGGCGCTGATCGAAAGCGACGGCGCCCCGGGCCTCGCGCCGGCCTTCGCCCGGCAGGGCATGCGGGTGTTGGCCAGCTTTCCCTCCCCCTCCCCCGGGCTCTCGGCGGACGCCCTGGCCCGGAGCGTGGCGGCCCGGCCCCGGGGCTCGCCGCTGGTGCTGCAGGCCTACACGCCGGACACGCCCAGCGGCAATGCGCTCGCCCCTCAGGCGGACGCGCTCGTGGAGGCCGTGCGCGCCCTCCTGCCCCCGGAGCGGCTGCTCGAGGACCCGAACCGGGCCCGCGAGGCC is a genomic window of Stigmatella erecta containing:
- the rlmM gene encoding 23S rRNA (cytidine(2498)-2'-O)-methyltransferase RlmM, encoding MAVCPARGQDTVKRNRAHAMSPRRNPPPRSGHRPGPRPSRPPGRAPERPTPASPGPQAPPRVRIPHTPAQTLPPRPDRWLWTCRAGFEPHLFEELAWAGAAPRLLGEALIESDGAPGLAPAFARQGMRVLASFPSPSPGLSADALARSVAARPRGSPLVLQAYTPDTPSGNALAPQADALVEAVRALLPPERLLEDPNRAREAGARLVALCLAPGVAVLGEVLAREALSLAPGGRRRMRREGDAPSRAAMKLEEALDGLPFEPGRGEVCVDLGAAPGGWTQRLVARGARVIAVDPAKLMPELAAHPRVRHVQESAFAFAPEEPADWLFCDMAWRPLEVAQLLAKWGRRGWASHLVANIKLPMKDKNPLLLRVRHVLAEDGGWSGLTVRQLYHDRDEVTVTAHRR